A window of Miscanthus floridulus cultivar M001 chromosome 12, ASM1932011v1, whole genome shotgun sequence genomic DNA:
GTAGACAAGGAGCAGCCAATGAGCACCAAATGCGTAGCACGTACGAGAAGCCAAACCCATGGTCTCCATCTAATATGATGGAGATTTTTGGAGAAAAAAAATTTGCTTAGATGATGGAGACTTATGGACGGAGGGAATATATAGGAAGTAGAGAGACACAACGAGTTCTATTTTAGAGTGAACAAGACGTATGAATTTGCGATGGAAAGCCCATATGGTGTGCATCACTTTTTATCTGGTGTGTTGGCCCAACCCAACCAACTCGTGGTCCCTAGATCATTGCGTCGATGGGCTTAATTCTCTCAATTGGGCTAGCTTTAATTTGCGATGGCCTGACATCAGCTGATTACATCTGTGAGGCCGAGGAAGCGTGAATCACGTCGTTCCTTGTCAACTAAAAGCAAGTATGTTCTGctaaaaaaaactaaagctaatgTAAAAGTACGTACAAACGGACTCACTGTGCACATCGGAACTGTTTGAATTGGAATGTAGGAAGCTATCTAGCCCAAGCACCGTTCTCATACGCCTATTTGTAAGTACTGGGGTTAGTTTATTTTCTGGCCCAAGATAAACTAGCCATGGCAACAACCAAACATGGAAAATTTAGTGGAGACTGTTTTTACCTTTTATGGGATTGCTGTGGTcccattgatttttttttctctgaAATAGAGCCATCATCATGTCTTACCCATCCACGGTACGGATCCTCCATGGCTCCATCACAGGTAGGGAGTAGAGTGCAAGCTAAGCAGAAATGACCGTGAGGCACTGGAATCTGAACCTTCAGATCCATATCGTCATATCGAGCAAACTATGGCTAGCCAGTCCAGGTTACCACTTTGTGGTTTGTGGCCAGTGGCCACCTGTGCCGGGCGTGACCGCGTGAGCGTGACCATGTGGAATAGAAGCCGCGGCTCCTACATgattattttgttgttgttgaaaaGACCGGCTCCTACGGAGTACATGCAGCCTGTTTGATAGTccgtaaacgatcgtgaattatttaccgctgactggtttagtgtgagacaaaaatactattctaacttaTTATCCATAATCGTACACGAGAGGGCAGATGATTGATGGGTCCAGCCGACGCCGCACGCATATGGATCGGACGGCGCCCGCGGGGTCTCAGTATACTCACGTCCCGTGCTCCTCCAATTATTTCAGCTGTCCGATAGCGATAGGCATGATCACGTACTCCACTCCAGATGTAAACCCTGGTGTACTTGGAAGCAGATTAATTCAAGTATAGTACTACCAGCAAGAAGCACGGGTTCATCAGTTGTTCAATCAGGTTCACCTCAAGCCAAGTATCCGTGCACCATCAGTTCAGCTTCTGATGCTGATGTTGTAGCCGACTCCTCTCAGAAATAGCGTTACAACGCTCCTAAGTCCACCAATGAGCAGGAGGCAGGAGCCAAGCTTTTGAGTCTTTTTTATTGAGGGGGATGTCTGAATACAATAACCAAGAAAAACAGTACAGAGTATAGCATTCACCTCGAAGGGCTCTATACAGAAAGTAAAAGAACGGAATAGAACTCTATACTCTGTTCGTCCCTAAATGTCTGTCGTTTTCATTTTCTGAGAAAcaattttaactaaatatatattaagaaatattaatatttatgatacacaattagtatcattggatagatatttgaatctagtttttaataaatttatttagagataaaaatattgcacgtattttctataaatcgagtcaaaatTATCGACACGTAAATCGTTGCACGACCGCCTGGAGGAAATCGTCAGAGCTGCTTTTGGATAACAACAGCCCGAGGAAGAAAGGTTTCTACCGCCACCCCGATAACGGTAACAGCACCATATAGCTGTTCTTGGATAAAAATGGGATAAAAATGCATCGACAATCCATCGGCCAGGATGAAATCCTGTTCTTGGATAACTGCAGACATATAGCTGTGTAAATGGACGATACGGCCCGACAAGGCACAGACGTTGGACCTAGTTGGCACGAGTAGGATGCCAGATCGTGCCGTGCCACCCACAGACCACATTGCTCAACTCGAGGCCTAGGCACGACATGATACAAGTTTAGTCGTGTTGTGACAAAGGGAGGTATGTGGTGTGAAAACAGGGCAGTGGGCCGACCAACGTTTTCATAGTTTGGTTTCCAAGAGATGGGCCATTCATTAGCAATCCTACCCCCTAAACGGGTCATGCTCGGCGAGCATGACGAGCCTAAGTTCACGCCAAACACGACAATAGCCTACATGACATATTGTGCTTCGGTCGGGCCTTAGGGGCGGGCCTCGTGTCTCCTATTAGATCCTGCATGTTTAGACATCTATACTACATACTTGCTGCTGCTACTCCTAGAAGACGAAGAACAGAGTTCCCCACATTGCATGGAAGAGCAGAGCAAGGAGACAAGACACGTACTTCGCAAACCCCGCACGGATCCCATGCCGGTAGTTCCACCCCCACCCAACTCATATCCACACTACTACCCACGGCATTGGCAGTGTAGGACGTTAAAGCCGCGGATGGGAACGACACACACCCGCGGATGGGTATAATGGTTCCCATGCCACCCGTCATGATTGTAGTCTCTATTGACCATTATTTGATCTGAGCGACATACAGAATGTTCCCATGTCACGAAACTGAGcgaaatgtgtgtgtgtgtgtgttttcaaTCATGACGGGTGGCAATTGCAATAGCATGGCAACGACACACACCCTTTTCGTGTGCGCTTTACGCCAGTGGTAGATAGGCTAACGCCCATGAGTAGAGGTCGGCCAGATGAGCTCTGTCCTGTGCCTTCCGTTCCAAGTCGAGTTACCGCAGGATAGGAAATTCTTCTGGCTCTCTAGATACTGCTACTACAAGTACTGGCATCACCAAATCCAAAAGGCCAAAGCTCACTCACTCACTTCGTCTCCGCTGATTTGGATCAGTTTCCCCGACTACAGCTGCAGGAGGTACTCGCTGATGGATGATGATGCAGTGTCCTGGCCAGTGGCCACTGGGAGTGCCAATCCGTGGTTGCTGAAACTGGCCAGGATACTGCTGGAGAACCGAGCTGAAACATGTACCTACAGAATGGTTTTGACGTGAAATCATTTCAAGGAGGAAATGCGACATACACATACTGAAATTGATGAGTagatcttttttttaaaaaaaaaactaggtaCCGTGTCCGTGcattgctacgggacagctaaaattttatactaaaaacacatggatcgcacgataagataacaatactgtgaaattaaataccgacgttaaagtgacatttaatccaaaaagcaaagttcgtgaaattaacacagtcacggagagcgtggcgtcgcaggctcacaaactctactttatagacatttctttgatgcggctaagataatattttatatcggtaggaagaaatctccgatattcatttctttcgtgcgccaataaaaccacgaataagttccgccgCATCTCCTACCATCCtatacacaggttcgagtatatttATAAAcattagtgcctgtcacatgggtaatactgcgtgtcttgaaaaatctatcacaaaaccttaaaacaaaagtatgttatactcaccgtataaaccTTTTTCAACAATTACATTGCAACTCCGTTAATTACAATACAACAACACATATGACGAAAAATAAACATTGTATGACCTCTAAAGTTCTTTTTTGAGAAAACTGACCATAAGTTTTTTAAAGACTAAAATGATGGCGGACACCCTATGCCGCTATAGCCTGTCTCACGCCACCTCGCCGAGCCCCCGGCGATGTGTGGCGCCACAGCTACCCCGCCCCTCGCCCGATGTCGGCAGCTCCAGGTGGCCCTCATGCACGGCCCCACCTGGGCCGTGCCATGTCAGAACCCATAAACAAACGCAAACCCACAACACTCATCGTGTATGAGTCCACAAATCATGCTGAACAAAAAGTATCAATTCAACTTTGCAGTTGTTCATATGTACAAGGTATATATTTGTTTAAATAAAGGTATATAGACGACACATATGCCCTCCTCGAAAGTAAATTGGTTCTAGCCACAAGCCACCCAAGGAGACATGCATACAACTGGAAATACACCTGATAAAAAGGACACTGATTAGATGACAGCCTGCTATCCAAATTTTCAATGCTCAGTGTCTATATATAGCATCACAGCCTTCTTGAGATTAACTTGTGCACAAATACTCAAATATTACATAGACATAGTTACATACAGATTGAACTCTCCCAGGGGTCATCTGGTAGACAGGAGTGCAGGTGAGAAGGAGACAGTACTTGAAATAAAAATTGCTGAGCACCTAGAAGACTAATCTGCCACAAGTCTGAACAAAACTAATACTAAACTTGACCACTATCTGATAAATTAAGTACAAGGCTGCAAGGCAGGTACAGATGGACTTCAAACATGGTTAACCAAATCACCATATGTTGATGTCCATCTATAGTTAAACACTTGGGTCTGCATCTTTCACCAGACGTCCACAATGAAGGTAGGTCAGAAGAATTAATAACAATATATAATAAGCAAATGGCGTACAACGAAAATAAAAGAAGGATCGCAAATGGCGTACTACAATTTTTTGTTAAGCAACTAAAAGGCGTCCACAATAGGCTTTTAAACATCTAGTATCTTTTGAATCTCAGTGTAATACACTAAGGGATTCACCTTCTTTTAGAACGAAAATGAGACTTACCGTGACCAGGGATATGAGAAGTGACCAGTAAATAGTAACGATCCAGTACCTGTAAACGCACAATTGTATCAGATGAAAATCATAATTATATTGCAAAGCACTAAGGACACAATCCTAGTCATGAAGTCATGATTCCTACACATCGAATAAAAAATAGAATAAACCTTTCTGAATCTGCACTTATTGCACCAAGAACGAATGCCCAAATTCATTCAGAAACGCTCCTGTCAAAGAGCCAATCCACAGGCAAGCCGATCAGTCCTCTCTCAGCAGCCTTGAAAACTGAAAGTGCAGAAAACTCGATGACCTCAACGCTGAACGGTATTGTTCTCAAGAGATGAAAATTGCAGTAGCAGAATGACATTTCGAGAGAAAATGCATTACTGACCGAACACGGAGGGACTGTTGCGGCTTAGGGACCGAAGACTGTAGGAGTGGAAGGTGCGGGGCCTGGGCTTGAAGCCTCGATGATGAACtggcggcgccgtgctcggcgcctgGCTGAAGACTTGCGGCAAGAGATGGATCGTGAACAGTAACGCCCAGGAACCAAGGTGAGATAAACTCAACCCTAGGCTAACCTTTATTGATCCATAGAGTTTGATACATATAGGACTCAACCTAACCAACTATCCCTATCTTTTAGGACTCTTTAATCTCAACTAACCAAACCCTAATGACTATGAATCCCAACTAACCCAACCCTGTGCGCCTCCTGGTGACCCCCCCAGCTCGGCACACGGTTGAGTCTAGCCACTACGGCGTCTATAGACTTTGGCGCACATAACAGGAACTCTGTCAACTTATTTCACTATGATGGACATCTCCTCTTCTGAATCCTTGCTGACCATTCCTTTAGAACCATTGCCAGACTCAATCAATAGCAAGAAAGTAGGGGTCCTGATCTTAtcataaaaaaaaattcaatgaTGAGAACTTCGTAATTATGAACCTAGAAAGGGAATATGCGGTGCAGGAAAGATTACATACTGAAACAGATATCTTCTCTAAAAGCTGCACACAGCATCACTGAACCAAGCTGTGGATGCACATCATCTTTACTGCAGCAGAAAATACATAGTTACTACACACGATGctcaccacaagcaaagcagggcAGCCATATACTGTCTTTTTGCTGCAACCTGGTTCCTTCCCATTGTTTGCAAAATGCCATAGTTGATCGACAATGAATTTGCACTAATTCATGCCGGCAAAGTTGTCAATGTTATTGACTATCCATAGATTTTTTGGGATGAAAATGGAGCAGCAAGCCATTAATGGTGCAAATACAATCATCATGAAAGACTGCCAGTGCCTCATTTCGTAATGAAATATAGCCAATGCCTCAGGTTCTTTTTAGCTTTGACTAAAATCCTTAATGGTAAACTCTAATGTGTTTTTTTGCTTCCCGTGGTGTTTAATCAAGATCTTCTTTGACCTACAATGCAATTTTCTTATACCTTCCACTCTCTTAGCACCAACCATGTGTTTATATCACAATTATCTAAACTCTTCTCTTTATGAAATATGCTAAGGATACAAGCTGCACCTAAATTAGCTCACAATAGTATGAATGACAAAACAGTTCTTTTCAGGTCCAACACTTTGGCAACCAAAAAGAAAAACTAAGTATCCTTTTTCAGGAGGCAAtatatttttcttctttctttggttTGGCAGCAAATTGTTAACTGTGATTACACATAGGCTCCAGGATAAATTAACTGTGGAGTGGCAACCTTGTGCATCTTTTATGTGTGGTAGGCGACTATTTCTATCAGGAATCTATTAACACGGTCCACCTTATCAAAGCATGATTTGGAGTCCATACATTACATTTACAGGCTTACAGCTTGTAACAACTCAGGCTGGTCAACCATAGCAAATTCCTTAAATTGACTTCTCTTGTTCTCCCATACACTGTATGTAATTAACTAACTAACTAAAATCTGTCCCAGATATGGAGCAATCGTGCTAACCTGATACAGTTTCATGGTGTTTCAGAAAGAGGATTGCTAGTGCATTGCAATTTCAATTTTCCTATGTGTTATCATCAAAACAATAACAAAATTGAGTTTTGACACATTGTTTAATTAAAAAAATGCTCGACTGACTGCTAGGGTTATCTGCGGGAGGGGGATTTTGATGCGGCCGCCGAAGCCTCGCTCCGAGTGCACGATCGAGGATGGGCTGCGGCTTCACAGCCAGCGTAGGAGGAACCGGGGAAGGAGACAGAGGGTGAGGGGTTGGCAAACGGGCACAAGACTCACCTGGATCACAGGTGCGACTTGCGAGGGCGGCCGCGTCTCGTGACGACGAGGGCGACGTTGACGGCTTCGTCTCGTCGCTGGTGCGAAGGCGCGGGTGCGATCGAGCCCGGCGGTTCCAGCGCGCGAGGAGcgagggcgggggcgggggcgaccGATTGGACTGGATTGGAGGGGAGATAGCTGGCTTTTCTTTTTCTAACCGACGATGCCGGGTGCCACAATCGCCGCGGTACCGCGCGAAGGAGGCGCGAGCTGGGGCTTTCCTCGTTTGCGCGATGCGGGAGATAGCGCGGGATCGCAGGCTGCAGGTAGAGCGACGACCCCAGTCAAACGGTTGTCTTTGTTTTTTTAGTCGGAGACAGGAGATAGATGAGTAGATCGTGGAGGCAGCTCAGGCAGGCTTGAACAATATTATGCGAGCGATCGTGTAAACAAGGCATCCAAACGTGCCGTTAGTATGTCCGATTGTCCTTAGTTTGAAAACTCAGGGCTACCATTACCACCTACCTTCAGAGAGGGTCTCACATGAACCGACATCGTGCCGATGAGAATCCATTTGCGATGATTTCGACAGCACATCTCGCACTCGCTACCAAAAGCAAGCAGGCTCAGTACAGTCACAGTATACACGCTCTAAGACCCAGGGATCACAAAAATGATTCGAGTATTCATCCATCTTTTGTCTTACTTACAAAGTTTAGGTGCACCGCCGACAAATTCTCTAATCAAATGTTCAAATGTAATTCAGTTCAGTCTGCAGAAACCATTCTGAATATTTCTTTGGGATGTTAAGTGCGCAGTTGCAAGCTGCAAATTTGCAATGCTAGAACGGAAAATCACAAGTACACACACAGCAACCAAGAGGACCGGAGTCCACTGGCGGTCAGatgatcggcggcggcggcgtctccCAGACGTCGAACACGTTCTCCTCGTTGTGCAGGGCGAAGAGCCGGTCGCCGCCGATGGAGAAGTCGCAGATGGCGCCGCCGTGGCTCCGCCGGAGCGTCGACGTCAGCACGTACTCGTGCCCGCTGAACACGGAGATGCTGTCGTTCATCGACGAGAAGAGCTGCCCGCCGTGCGTGGCGAGCTTCGGGTAGCAGCTCTCCTCGCCGGGCACCTTCCGGTTCATCAGCTTGCTCCGGGAGCTCCACCTCACGCCGCCGGCGCCGCTCCTGAggtcgaggaagccgaggtcgTCGTACTGGTTGATCACGCAGACGGAGCGCTCGTCCTCCATGGCGATGGCGTGGAGCACGCGCTTGTCGTGGAGCGACGCGGCCACGCCGGCGTCGGACCAGGACCAGACCACGTTCTTGGCCCGGAAGTCGAGCAGGCCGATGAAACAGTTGTCCGCCTTGGGGAACAGCGTGGCCACCATGAGCGCGTTGGTGGCGTCCAGCCACTGTAGCTTATCGGCGTCGCCCAGGGCGCAGCCGGGGTGCTCGTAGAAGAAGTCGGCCTGCTCGCCGGTGACGCGGTCCCAGACGCCGATGCCGTACTCGTTGAGCCGGCCCTTGCAGCTGGCGAAGATTCTCGAGTCCTGGTCGAAGGCCAGCGCGCCGGCGGTGAAGGACTTGACCTGGCGGTCGTGCGCGACGCGGAAGCGGTGGCGGAGGTCGCCGGAGACCGCGGAGAAGGCGGCCATGCCGCCGTCGCGCTTGCCGAGGCGCTCGCGGGCCGCGATCAGGAGCGTGGCGGCGTCGAGGTAGGCCGCGTCGTTGACCTGCGAGTGGTCGAGCGACACCGGGCGGCGCTCGTCGAGCATCCAGTTGTACACGCGCACGGCGCCGCCGTGCGCGACGCAGCACCCGCCGTCGGGCGCGGCTCGGATGGCCGTGCCGTCCCCGGGCGCGCGCCCGGGCACGGACGCGGCGAGGCGGAGGCGGTCGCCGTCGAACGCGCCCCACCGCGCGGCGCGCACGTGGTCGAGCAGGCCGTAGTAGAGCGCCTCGCGGTAGAGCAGCTTCTCCGGGAGGTGCGGGGGCACGTGGAGGCTGCCCGTGCGGAGCAGGTCCAGAAGCACCGCGAAGCAGGCCGGGTTGCGGTCGATGAAGTACTCGGCCACTCCGCCGcccgagggggagggggaggagacGTTCCAGGAGGAGTCGAGTAGCGCGCCGAGCATGGAGTCCCGGCCGGCGTTGGCGAGCGTGGTGGTGGTCGTCTCGAACACCTGCCCGCCCACGTTGAACCGCACGCGCCCGCCGGCCGCCATCGTCGTCGGTCGCCAAAGAACCGATCTTTAGTACTCCATCTCTGCTTTGAGCAGCATCTTCCAGCTCCCAATCCCGTGTAGATTCGGCGGCAATTACCGGAGGAATCCGCGGCGAATCCGGTGGGGATCGAATTGTCGAGCTGCCGCCTCCGCCGCGCTGTATCGGGCGGTTGGGGAGACGGCGGATTGCGCCAATTACTAGTACCCGCGCTTGTACGAGGTCGGGGGTGTGTATATACGAGCGGGTATCAACGGGTTGGTTGGATTGGATGGCTGCCTCGGCTGGAATTATGGCGGAGGGGGGACGATGGAGAGAGGAGACGGAGGACGGGAGAGATAGCGAGCGTGGAGCGAGGCAGGTAGCAGGCGAGGTGGTGGTGGGGGACTACGTTGGTGGGGCGGTGTCGCTTTGACGTGAAGACGGCGCTTGATTGGAAGGACAAGGCAACGTCAGAAAGTCCCCAGTCGCCAGCGCGGCGGCGGGGTCGGGGTCGGATTTCTAGCTGTTTCCCCCGACCCCCGTTCTGGGGGAGTGGGGCCAGCAAAACGCGAGTGACAGAAATTTCAGTGCCTCAGTTTTGGTTACGATTGCAGTACGCTGTGTTCAGTCAACGATCTGAACAAGGAAGATGGAGCTCGTCATTCGTCAAGTAGTCATTGCGAATAGAGTCGCCCACCTTTTTTTTTTTATTAGATAAATGGTAGGCCGGCTTCTTCCTTCAAGAAAGAATCAGGCCACTTATATCACAATCACACCACCGGCGGCCTGTTAGCTGCAACCGTGCAACCGCCCGAAGGTGGGCACTGACTGGTAGGCGCGCAAACTCACACATAGGACTGACTTCACTACACGTCGTCGCACACTCGCGCAGCATCGTGCGTGCCGCCGGGTGACGTGCGGGTCCCGACCCCGCACGTTGGGCGCTCCGAAACCCCGCCCGCGCGGTCGGTCGGCCTCCAACCTGAATGAAGTCAAGCCTGCCTCTCCAATCATCGGCGCCGGCGAATCTTCCGGCTTCGTTTCGCGCGCTTCTTTAATCGCGCCGCTGACCTGACCGTGTGTCCTTGCCCCGAGTCCATGTCCCTGACTCCTTTTCCTCACTCCTGTCTTCCTGCTCATTCGCGGTCGCGGGGTAGCCTTGTGCTTGTCGGTCGAGGTGGTTGGGTGGAAATGGAAACGGCGCGGCGGCCGTACCGGTGCGCGGTGCGTTTGGTTTGTTGTGCTCTGCACGGTTGTTGGGCTGGGGCCTTGTGGCGTCGGCCGGCGCCCCGGCGGACCGATCCCAGTCCTAGGATCCCGGTATCACGGTAATGGCGGACCGCGAAACGCTTCTGTGGTTCAGGATGATGCTTGGATGGATTCGATTCGTGTGCAATGCTCACAGCACGGAGCTCGACACATATACGTCATGCAGATTGACAGTCACGGTACGGTAGAACACCAAACCAGTACGGTTCGCGCGCTGCGCGCCCAAGGTGCGGTTCATCAAGGAatctcacccccccccccccccccccccccccccccaaggcCCCATATCGCAAGCTCAACAAATGCTTATGGGGCATATAGAACGAAGAAATCCCTATATATAACCCCAAGGTGGAAAATCAGATAATAGTTTAAATATTGAACTACTCCttttgtaaaaaaaaactaaaaatcttATTTTTCAATGAGACAAGCTTTTCAAAGTTggcttaatatatatatatatatatatatatatatatatatatatatatatatatatatatatatatatatatatatatatttatttatttatttatttatgatgCATAATAAGTATTATTAATTTAATACTACGATATATTTTCACAATATGTTGTTAGGAGATACATTTCTtcactattttctataaatatagtCAGACTTAAAAAAAGTGAGatatacataattttttttataagtcTAGTCAAACTTTAAAAAGAAATGACTCCTCAAAAACTGAGATACAGGACAGAAGAATAAGATTCGGTAAAAATTGCAACCCTTAACTAAGTTGAGCTATGGATTACTAAAATCCAGAAACAGCTTCTAGTTGGGATCTGAGAGTAGCATAATAACCAGTAATAATAGGTTAGATGCTTGAATACCGACGGGGGAGGGGGCAATCAGGCAATATTTTTCTTGGCAGCAGGTACGTCGAGTTAGAAGAGAAATCAGGGAAAAGAAAATGGGGCAAATCACTTTTTTTTCTTAAAGGACAAGGGAAATCACGTTCACACTCATAGTACCTTTCTTTTGCTACATTCTCTTCGTAACAGGAACATATTTGCCAAAGGATAACTTAAAAAAAGACGTACCTAGTGCAGAAAACTTCCGCTCTATGCGGAATCTGAAAAAggatgttagtggcaagccttaccctcgcctatgcaatacgaagagaccgcgactcgaatccgagaccttccggtcacgggcggtaagactctaccgcctATACCCAGGCCCGCCCTTCCCAACAAGGATAACTCAAACTAGTATAAAAAAAACAAGGATAACTCAAACTGCATTACGATTTAACACAAAGGCTTGAACCAAAGCAAGCATGAAATCCATTTTTGCCAGAGGCACAGCCGCTGGCAAGGAGAAACAAAATAACGTAAAACCAACATTACAGCTCCAATTGAGAGTGATGGCCAATTACCAGAGCGCTAAGCTGGTAACCGGTACAGGGAATATAAAAGCAAACATGGCATGCCTCATGCCAACATTGAGACTCAAGACTGCAAAGGGCGGGACGCCCCTGAGATGATGAGCTGCATAGCTTCTGAGCAACTAATTGCGGCTCTTTCTTCTGCGCTTCTTTCTGCTAGTGGTTTTAGCAGACCCCTTCTCCTCCGACGACTCACCTTCATTCTCCTCTGGCTTCCTTTTGGTTGAAAGACCATTGGTCTTGGATCCATCAATAGCTTCACTGGATTTCACTTCATCTTGTGAATTCTTGTCTTCACTGCCAGCATCATCCTTTGAGTTGTCGGTGCTATCAGGCTCATCCTTGCTGCTTGCCTTGACAACAGCATCCTTAGCCTTTCCAGTAGATCGAGAGGGCCTTGCACCTTCCTTCTTAGAGTTAATGCCAGTCTTTGGTGTTTCTTGACTATCCTTCTCAGCACTTTTTCCCTTCAGTCTGGCTGGAGTCACAGACCCTTTTGGACGCCCTCTCTTCTTGGGAGGATTCTTAACATCAGTGCCACTGTGCATAAAACAGTTAAGTAGTTTCACATAAGCTACCAAGTGTACAATGTATCAAGATAGCACATTCATAATAGTAAACACTTACCTTTGAGGTGTTCCTGTTTTTCCTTCCTTCATTTGTTGACCCGAGCTCCCTATAGCTTTTCTGCCACGTCGTCTGGTTTACAAGAAACAACTCATAATTTAACAAATGAAACCTTTGCATTAAGTTATAACCTAAAAAATGGACGGGAGTGGAATACCAGGTAACATTAGCATAGAACAGTGTGTGCGTGTGAACAAAAGAACCAAAGTTGATCAATCAGGATAGAAAGTAACTCAGATGTAAAAAAAGAAGACACATTAGGAATAAATCAACTTCAGAATTTCCATTTGGTGGTTACCACCAAATAGCAAAGTTATAGCTAGACAATCAAACAGATCAAAGGCATGCTAGACAGGTTAAGTTGGAGATAAGGACAGAGACAAAAGCACATAGAAGAATTCACATTAAAGCTTAAAACATATGAGACAAACATTGGTTGTTTGAAAAAAATCAAGCGTTTGCATGCTACCGCTGCTTTGTTTTTTAGTGTTGAAACTAGTAACCCAGTAAGTGTAAGAAGCTGCTCCTAGCAACTTAGGCAGAAACCAGTTCTTAATACGAGGTAGGGGAAACTGCAGTTGTGCACAGAATCACATATTATACTATTTAACGTTCTGGCATAATTATAGTTGTCATCTCAAACACAGAACATACAAAAGGCGTAAAGTAGATATTTTTCTTACATATTAGATGGTGCATCAGGATCAGTGTCTTGTTCCTGCAGGATGGCAAATGAATCAGAAAAAGGAACAGAGGAGGATACATATAACTGTATCAAATTCAAATCTAATGGAAATACCTCAGCAATGAACTCCCATCTTTCCTTCTTAAGCACTAGTACCTcaacatcaccatcatcatacgAAACCTGAGCGCCAAGAGGAAAGGGTCCAAACATCATAATCAGTTTTGTTTTGTTTAAGAGACAAAATAAGAAATCCATCACTAATAGTATTTCTCATTCAGACAGGCTAAACGCTTAAGGAACAA
This region includes:
- the LOC136497101 gene encoding BTB/POZ domain-containing protein At2g24240-like, whose translation is MAAGGRVRFNVGGQVFETTTTTLANAGRDSMLGALLDSSWNVSSPSPSGGGVAEYFIDRNPACFAVLLDLLRTGSLHVPPHLPEKLLYREALYYGLLDHVRAARWGAFDGDRLRLAASVPGRAPGDGTAIRAAPDGGCCVAHGGAVRVYNWMLDERRPVSLDHSQVNDAAYLDAATLLIAARERLGKRDGGMAAFSAVSGDLRHRFRVAHDRQVKSFTAGALAFDQDSRIFASCKGRLNEYGIGVWDRVTGEQADFFYEHPGCALGDADKLQWLDATNALMVATLFPKADNCFIGLLDFRAKNVVWSWSDAGVAASLHDKRVLHAIAMEDERSVCVINQYDDLGFLDLRSGAGGVRWSSRSKLMNRKVPGEESCYPKLATHGGQLFSSMNDSISVFSGHEYVLTSTLRRSHGGAICDFSIGGDRLFALHNEENVFDVWETPPPPII
- the LOC136495921 gene encoding uncharacterized protein, yielding MDSHRHDVGSCETLSEAASTIYSSISCLRLKKQRQPFDWGRRSTCSLRSRAISRIAQTRKAPARASFARYRGDCGTRHRRLEKEKPAISPPIQSNRSPPPPPSLLARWNRRARSHPRLRTSDETKPSTSPSSSRDAAALASRTCDPDDVHPQLGSVMLCAAFREDICFRMVSKDSEEEMSIIVK